The Ahaetulla prasina isolate Xishuangbanna chromosome 11, ASM2864084v1, whole genome shotgun sequence genome contains a region encoding:
- the SOWAHD gene encoding ankyrin repeat domain-containing protein SOWAHD, which produces MLEPEGRDVMEKQKESHQKERGGGVGERPVLESNLQEQRRVSDGTQSPRPINQPETLSFLRGQPTNRSWAKRNSAKWVAEMNPSRLSMSWSSTRRKGLKELLLQSSQASPTWLTPSRQESVSVETQRGEDPFSEVNSEELCLALDPLEHEWMLTVAQGDAESILNLLAKEPSLLSRRDFVTGFTVLHWLAKHGHHEALIQVMSFAERNGYPTNVNVLTASGRLTPLHLAALQGHAMTIKILVGAFGANTSLRDHNGRKAWQYLHANAPRELKELVGAMEEDLAVPGAGNANNNCAPSRWGWIGVFRTESQNAEPARQGQRNSPVGSYLRNIFRQAVAFFQDP; this is translated from the coding sequence ATGCTAGAGCCTGAAGGAAGGGACGTGATGGAGAAACAAAAGGAGAGCCAccaaaaagaaagaggaggaggagtaggagaAAGGCCCGTCCTGGAGAGCAACCTCCAGGAGCAAAGACGAGTTTCTGATGGCACTCAGTCCCCTCGTCCTATCAACCAGCCTGAAACGTTGAGCTTTCTCCGAGGTCAACCGACCAACAGGAGCTGGGCGAAGAGGAATTCGGCAAAGTGGGTGGCTGAAATGAACCCATCCCGCCTTTCCATGTCTTGGAGCAGCACCAGGAGGAAAGGGTTAAAGGAGCTTCTCCTGCAGAGCAGTCAAGCCAGCCCTACCTGGCTTACCCCTTCCCGCCAAGAGTCCGTCTCGGTGGAGACCCAACGGGGAGAGGATCCGTTCTCGGAGGTGAATTCTGAAGAGTTGTGCTTGGCTCTGGACCCCTTGGAACACGAATGGATGTTGACGGTGGCCCAAGGGGACGCCGAAAGCATCCTCAACCTCTTAGCCAAGGAACCCAGCCTGCTTTCCAGGAGAGACTTTGTGACTGGTTTTACTGTCCTTCACTGGTTGGCCAAACACGGCCACCATGAAGCTTTGATCCAGGTGATGTCCTTTGCAGAGAGGAACGGCTACCCAACCAACGTCAACGTACTCACGGCCAGTGGGAGACTGACCCCTCTCCACTTGGCTGCTCTTCAGGGCCACGCGATGACCATCAAGATCCTAGTAGGAGCCTTCGGGGCCAACACCAGCCTCAGGGATCACAATGGCCGCAAAGCCTGGCAGTACCTCCACGCCAACGCTCCCAGAGAGTTGAAGGAACTCGTGGGAGCAATGGAAGAAGACCTGGCTGTCCCCGGAGCAGGGAACGCCAACAACAACTGCGCTCCTTCAAGATGGGGTTGGATCGGGGTCTTTAGGACGGAGTCCCAAAATGCTGAGCCTGCAAGGCAGGGCCAGAGGAACAGTCCCGTGGGGTCTTACCTCAGGAACATCTTCAGGCAAGCCGTTGCGTTCTTCCAAGATCCTTAG
- the RPL39 gene encoding large ribosomal subunit protein eL39, which yields MSSHKTFKIKRFLAKKQKQNRPIPQWIRMKTGNKIRYNSKRRHWRRTKLGL from the exons ATG TCGTCCCACAAGACTTTCAAGATCAAGCGGTTCCTCGctaagaagcagaagcagaaccgACCCATTCCACAGTGGATTCGCATGAAAACTGGCAATAAGATCAG ATACAATTCCAAAAGGCGTCATTGGAGAAGGACCAAGCTGGGCCTGTAA